In a single window of the Desulfovibrio mangrovi genome:
- the ilvB gene encoding acetolactate synthase large subunit gives MFRMTGAELTIQLLERQGVRIISGIPGGANLPLYDALSRSTHIHHVLARHEQGAGFIAQGMARVTGSPAVCFATSGPGVTNILTAIADAKLDSVPVICITGQVPSPLMGTDAFQEVDTYGMSIPITKHNFLVRSGEELLSVIPEAFRIASSGRPGPVLIDIPRDIQVGEVSFAKWPEAGDADPAPRAFDADLEAAAGMINAAKRPVLWVGGGVVAGGASDRILELATKSSMPVTMTLMGLGAIPKDHPLSIGMLGMHAERYTNMALEACDLIIAAGVRFDDRATGKVQEFCPTAKVIHIDIDHSEIDKIRTASVGILGDIADVMDALLPKVQKNPRAEWLDFISALRNAFPQQAPLEGGYESPQKLIRRIGELVDDNTIVCTDVGKHQMWTAQSYPFKQERQWLTSGGLGTMGFGLPAAIGASLAAPERKVVCFSGDGSLLMNIQEFATAAEQRVNVTVVLLNNNCLGLVHQQQELFFKANYFSSEYQIAVDFMKIAEGFGWRTVDLAKSEDPDADLKDAFAQRGPCLVHVPVSREEKVLPMVPPGAANRMMIEGEANA, from the coding sequence ATGTTCAGGATGACAGGCGCAGAGCTTACCATACAGCTGCTTGAACGGCAGGGCGTGCGTATCATTTCCGGCATCCCCGGTGGTGCGAACCTGCCTTTGTACGATGCGCTTTCCCGCAGTACCCATATTCATCATGTTCTGGCCCGTCATGAGCAGGGGGCAGGCTTCATCGCGCAGGGCATGGCGCGAGTTACCGGCAGCCCCGCAGTCTGTTTTGCAACCTCCGGTCCCGGAGTGACCAACATTCTTACCGCCATTGCGGATGCGAAGCTGGACTCGGTTCCCGTCATCTGCATCACCGGACAGGTGCCCAGCCCCTTGATGGGCACGGATGCTTTTCAGGAAGTGGACACCTACGGCATGAGCATTCCCATCACCAAGCACAATTTCCTTGTACGTTCGGGTGAGGAACTGCTTTCTGTCATTCCCGAAGCCTTCCGGATTGCCTCCTCGGGACGACCCGGTCCGGTATTGATCGACATTCCCCGCGACATTCAGGTGGGCGAAGTTTCCTTTGCCAAGTGGCCTGAAGCCGGAGACGCCGATCCTGCGCCCCGTGCCTTTGATGCTGATCTGGAAGCTGCCGCAGGCATGATCAACGCTGCAAAGCGCCCTGTGCTGTGGGTTGGCGGCGGTGTTGTGGCCGGTGGCGCCAGTGACAGAATTCTTGAACTGGCCACCAAGTCGTCCATGCCGGTGACCATGACTTTGATGGGCCTTGGGGCCATTCCCAAGGATCATCCGCTGTCCATTGGTATGCTGGGCATGCATGCTGAGCGCTATACGAACATGGCGCTGGAAGCCTGCGATCTCATCATCGCGGCCGGGGTGCGCTTTGACGACCGGGCAACGGGTAAGGTGCAGGAATTCTGTCCCACGGCCAAGGTTATCCACATAGACATCGATCATAGCGAGATCGACAAGATCCGCACGGCATCTGTCGGCATTCTCGGTGACATTGCCGATGTCATGGATGCCCTGTTGCCCAAGGTGCAGAAGAACCCCCGTGCCGAGTGGCTGGACTTCATTTCTGCGCTTCGCAACGCGTTCCCGCAGCAGGCACCGCTTGAAGGCGGTTATGAAAGCCCTCAGAAGCTCATCCGCCGTATTGGCGAACTGGTGGACGACAACACCATCGTCTGCACCGACGTGGGCAAGCACCAGATGTGGACGGCGCAAAGCTATCCCTTCAAGCAGGAGCGCCAGTGGCTTACCTCCGGCGGCCTCGGCACCATGGGTTTTGGTCTTCCGGCAGCCATTGGTGCATCTCTGGCAGCTCCCGAGCGCAAGGTTGTGTGTTTCAGCGGTGACGGCAGCCTGCTGATGAATATTCAGGAATTTGCTACGGCGGCCGAGCAGCGCGTGAACGTGACCGTGGTGTTGCTGAACAACAACTGCCTCGGGCTGGTACACCAGCAGCAGGAGCTGTTCTTCAAGGCGAATTACTTCTCCTCTGAATACCAGATTGCAGTGGATTTCATGAAGATTGCCGAAGGCTTCGGCTGGCGCACCGTTGATCTGGCCAAGAGCGAAGATCCCGACGCCGACCTGAAGGATGCCTTTGCCCAGCGCGGACCGTGCCTTGTGCATGTGCCTGTGAGCAGGGAGGAAAAGGTATTGCCCATGGTTCCCCCCGGAGCGGCCAACCGCATGATGATTGAAGGAGAAGCCAATGCCTAA
- the ilvN gene encoding acetolactate synthase small subunit translates to MPNQIARTVLDVTVSNHPGVMSHVCGLFSRRAFNVEAILCLPVNGGEVSRIWLLVNEDDRLEQMIRQMRKLQDVHDVRVSSEHTAVFSQLGTVMAQ, encoded by the coding sequence ATGCCTAATCAGATTGCCCGTACGGTTCTTGATGTAACGGTGAGCAACCACCCCGGCGTTATGTCGCATGTGTGCGGCCTCTTCTCCCGCCGCGCCTTCAACGTGGAAGCCATTCTCTGTCTGCCGGTGAATGGCGGCGAGGTCAGCCGCATCTGGCTGCTCGTGAATGAGGATGACCGTCTTGAGCAGATGATCCGTCAGATGCGCAAGCTGCAGGACGTGCACGACGTGCGCGTTAGCAGTGAACATACGGCCGTGTTCAGTCAGCTCGGCACCGTGATGGCACAGTAG
- the hemA gene encoding glutamyl-tRNA reductase has translation MDRDIYLIGLNHKTASVEVREKFALTDCKHLEPGVVPVEGCIKEAMVLSTCNRVELIVVGEGDGVINHVIKCWADARGQRVDDLEPYVYKHKGLEAVQHLFTVASSLDSLVVGEPQILGQLKTAYHEAVDRNATRVILNRLLHKAFSVAKRVRTETGVASSAVSISYAAVELAKRIFGDMGEYTAMLIGAGEMAELAATHLLNNGIKKIYVANRTFERGQLLAEQFNGEAIAFSDLFTQLEKVDIIISSTGAHEAVIRAKDIRTVLKKRKNRPMFFIDIAVPRDIDPDVNALDNVYLYDIDDLKEVVEENLAQRQEEAQKARAIVESETQTFSKWLRSLELQPTIVDLVNRSENIVEEELIKCMKRLEGANGETEKILRCAMTAVAKKMNHEPISFLKRRHEEEEAGDRYIDITRRMFNLDDDPVRADAHGHRRKKH, from the coding sequence ATGGATCGCGATATATATCTCATCGGCCTCAATCATAAGACCGCCAGTGTTGAAGTGCGCGAAAAATTCGCGCTGACCGACTGCAAACACCTTGAACCGGGCGTTGTACCCGTTGAAGGCTGCATCAAGGAAGCCATGGTTCTCTCCACCTGCAACCGCGTGGAGCTTATCGTGGTGGGCGAAGGCGACGGCGTCATCAATCATGTCATCAAATGCTGGGCAGATGCACGCGGACAACGCGTGGATGACCTCGAACCCTATGTATACAAGCATAAGGGTCTGGAAGCGGTGCAACACCTCTTCACCGTTGCGTCAAGCCTCGACTCCCTTGTTGTGGGCGAACCCCAGATTCTTGGGCAGCTCAAGACAGCCTACCATGAAGCGGTGGACCGCAACGCCACCCGTGTCATTCTGAACCGGCTTCTGCACAAGGCATTTTCCGTTGCCAAGCGCGTTCGTACCGAAACGGGCGTGGCATCCAGCGCGGTATCCATTTCCTATGCTGCGGTTGAGCTTGCAAAGCGCATCTTCGGCGACATGGGCGAATACACCGCAATGCTCATCGGCGCAGGCGAAATGGCTGAACTTGCGGCAACCCATCTGCTGAACAACGGCATAAAGAAGATCTACGTTGCCAACCGCACGTTCGAGCGCGGGCAACTGCTCGCCGAACAGTTCAACGGTGAAGCCATCGCCTTTTCCGACCTTTTCACCCAGCTGGAGAAGGTGGACATCATCATCTCCTCCACCGGTGCGCATGAGGCCGTCATCCGCGCCAAGGACATCCGCACCGTCCTGAAAAAGAGAAAGAACCGCCCCATGTTCTTCATCGACATCGCGGTTCCCCGCGACATCGATCCGGACGTGAACGCGCTGGACAACGTCTATCTCTACGACATTGACGACCTGAAGGAAGTGGTGGAGGAAAACCTCGCCCAGCGTCAGGAAGAGGCCCAGAAGGCCCGCGCCATTGTTGAAAGTGAAACCCAGACATTCAGCAAGTGGCTGCGCTCGCTGGAATTGCAACCCACGATCGTGGATCTTGTAAACCGTTCCGAAAACATTGTTGAAGAAGAACTCATCAAGTGCATGAAACGCCTTGAAGGCGCCAACGGCGAAACAGAAAAGATTCTGCGTTGCGCCATGACCGCCGTGGCAAAGAAGATGAACCACGAGCCCATCTCCTTCCTCAAGCGCAGACACGAGGAAGAAGAGGCCGGGGACCGCTACATAGACATCACGCGCCGCATGTTCAATCTGGACGACGATCCCGTACGCGCAGATGCGCACGGCCATCGCCGCAAGAAGCACTAG
- a CDS encoding glycosyltransferase family 2 protein, translating into MTTINSISIVVPVYNEEDNLPILFAEIDRAMSRTDKDWHVIFVDDGSKDRSLEVMRQLAEKHSTVRYVAFAQNCGQSAGFKAGFDAATGDVVVTMDADLQNDPADIPAMLKEYERGFDMVIGWRAKRQDSIVKKIVSKIGNGIRNRLSNETVKDTGCSLKVMRTSMAQSIPMFTGMHRFLPTLMKMQGATVSEIRVNHRARQHGVSKYGVWDRTKATFFDLLAIRWMQRRSFRYTIKEQK; encoded by the coding sequence ATGACAACAATCAATTCAATCTCCATAGTTGTTCCCGTATATAACGAAGAAGACAACCTCCCCATTCTGTTCGCCGAAATCGATCGCGCCATGTCGCGCACCGACAAGGACTGGCATGTCATCTTTGTGGATGACGGCAGCAAGGACAGAAGCCTTGAGGTCATGCGTCAGCTTGCGGAAAAGCACAGCACCGTCCGCTACGTAGCCTTTGCCCAGAACTGCGGCCAGTCCGCAGGCTTCAAGGCCGGCTTCGATGCAGCAACCGGTGATGTTGTCGTCACCATGGACGCCGATCTTCAGAATGACCCTGCCGATATTCCTGCCATGCTCAAGGAGTACGAGCGCGGCTTTGACATGGTCATCGGCTGGCGCGCCAAGCGTCAGGACTCCATTGTAAAGAAGATCGTCTCCAAGATCGGCAACGGCATCCGCAACCGCCTGAGCAACGAAACCGTGAAGGATACCGGCTGCTCGCTCAAGGTGATGCGAACCAGCATGGCGCAGAGCATTCCCATGTTCACGGGCATGCACCGTTTCCTGCCCACGCTGATGAAGATGCAGGGAGCCACTGTTTCCGAAATCCGCGTCAACCACAGGGCACGCCAGCACGGTGTTTCCAAGTATGGCGTATGGGATCGTACCAAGGCTACCTTCTTCGATCTGCTTGCGATCCGCTGGATGCAGAGACGCTCCTTCCGGTACACGATCAAAGAACAGAAGTAA
- a CDS encoding glycosyltransferase family 9 protein: protein MAKYLVIQLARFGDLLQTKRLILSLQQDLGQGAAEVHLCIDSSLSALAAHVYPDVKVHAIKAHGTSTAEEVLFANLTVFSAMQAEKYDAVYNLNFSGLSFAIATLFDPETVHGYRSEGGQPLKDQWMRLAFRWTRNRRTSPLNLMDFWGLLAPAPIVPEAVNPIAMRKGGGLGVVLAGRNSRRSLPVDMLADCVQAVFEAHGGPKVTLLGTKAEAQLGSQLMRKFSGPLLQRTENLVGRTDFSGLIDTVGGLDVLLTPDTGTMHLAAHLGTPVQAFFLSSAWAHETGPYGLGHRIWQAVLPCSPCLESRPCPIDTQCLNAFADPKYLRILAGKFDDDYPANIIGLVSMLDAVGVTYMPVFGLDDGTPQRKDQRGLVAERFGLMELAPVADNTQAASLYQESDWMLSHERTAPGDE from the coding sequence ATGGCAAAATATCTGGTTATCCAATTGGCGCGGTTCGGTGACCTTCTGCAAACAAAGCGGCTCATCCTTTCTTTGCAGCAGGATTTGGGGCAGGGGGCTGCCGAGGTGCACCTGTGTATTGATTCATCCCTTTCGGCACTTGCAGCACATGTATATCCTGACGTGAAGGTGCACGCCATCAAGGCTCACGGCACGTCCACAGCCGAAGAGGTGCTTTTTGCGAATCTGACCGTGTTTTCCGCCATGCAGGCGGAAAAGTACGATGCCGTCTACAATCTCAATTTTTCCGGGTTGAGCTTTGCCATAGCCACGTTGTTTGATCCGGAAACGGTTCATGGCTATCGCAGCGAAGGCGGGCAGCCGTTGAAGGATCAATGGATGCGCCTTGCCTTTCGCTGGACGCGTAACCGCAGGACAAGCCCGCTGAACCTCATGGATTTCTGGGGACTTCTTGCCCCTGCCCCCATAGTTCCGGAAGCCGTTAACCCCATTGCCATGCGTAAGGGCGGGGGCCTTGGTGTGGTGCTCGCCGGACGCAACTCCCGTCGTTCTCTGCCTGTGGACATGCTGGCCGATTGCGTACAGGCCGTGTTCGAAGCCCACGGTGGCCCGAAGGTGACGCTGCTTGGCACCAAGGCGGAAGCGCAACTGGGCAGCCAGCTCATGCGCAAGTTCAGCGGGCCGCTTTTGCAGCGTACGGAGAACCTTGTGGGCCGTACGGATTTTTCAGGGTTGATCGATACCGTAGGCGGGCTGGATGTGCTGCTTACACCGGACACCGGAACCATGCACCTTGCGGCCCATCTGGGTACCCCTGTGCAAGCCTTCTTCCTCTCATCGGCATGGGCACACGAAACAGGGCCCTACGGACTTGGGCATCGCATCTGGCAGGCCGTGCTGCCGTGCTCTCCCTGTCTTGAATCCCGGCCATGCCCCATCGACACCCAATGCCTGAATGCCTTTGCTGATCCCAAGTACCTGCGAATTCTGGCAGGCAAGTTTGATGACGACTACCCCGCGAATATCATTGGTCTTGTAAGCATGCTGGATGCTGTTGGGGTGACGTATATGCCCGTTTTCGGACTAGACGACGGCACTCCGCAGCGCAAGGACCAGCGCGGCCTTGTGGCCGAGCGGTTCGGGCTTATGGAACTGGCCCCCGTGGCGGATAACACGCAAGCCGCCTCCCTGTATCAGGAATCGGACTGGATGCTTTCGCATGAACGCACTGCGCCCGGCGACGAGTAG
- a CDS encoding cytochrome C assembly family protein, with product MNLSELFSLLIIVLYALGTLFIIAGTALRKDPLKKLSNWSAVAGFGLHSAMLLFAMVGSDFDLSKGYYIQFLSWSLLFIYFFLWWRMRLSFLGLTAAPLAMLLFIGSFTLTTVQGKLPEEWTGMFFGLHIGTLFLSFGLLAMAFGAGLIFIRLERKIKSKEQLTEFDKDMPALATFDRVNHVAVMAGFPLYTIGMASGFIWARLAWGRLLSADPKEIVSIFVWFVFAWLFHQRLTAGWRGRKAAKAVIWLFAISVFSLIGINVFMPTHHSFIQ from the coding sequence ATGAACTTGTCTGAGCTGTTCTCTCTGCTCATTATCGTCCTCTATGCTCTCGGCACCCTGTTCATCATTGCTGGTACCGCACTGAGAAAGGACCCGCTCAAAAAACTGTCCAACTGGTCGGCAGTGGCCGGTTTCGGCCTGCACAGCGCCATGCTGCTGTTTGCCATGGTGGGCAGCGACTTTGACCTGTCCAAGGGCTATTACATCCAGTTCCTCTCATGGAGCCTGCTGTTCATCTATTTCTTCCTGTGGTGGCGCATGCGCCTTTCCTTCCTCGGGCTTACGGCAGCGCCCCTGGCCATGCTGCTGTTCATAGGCTCCTTCACGCTCACCACAGTGCAGGGCAAATTGCCTGAAGAATGGACTGGCATGTTCTTCGGCCTGCATATCGGCACGCTGTTCCTCAGCTTCGGCCTTCTGGCCATGGCGTTCGGCGCGGGTCTTATTTTCATCCGTCTGGAACGCAAGATTAAATCCAAGGAACAGCTTACCGAATTCGACAAGGATATGCCCGCGCTGGCCACCTTCGACCGCGTGAATCACGTTGCGGTCATGGCCGGTTTCCCCTTATACACCATCGGCATGGCATCGGGCTTCATCTGGGCGCGCCTTGCATGGGGCAGGTTGCTTTCCGCAGACCCCAAGGAAATCGTTTCCATTTTCGTCTGGTTCGTCTTCGCGTGGCTGTTCCATCAGCGCCTTACGGCGGGCTGGCGCGGACGCAAAGCGGCCAAGGCCGTCATCTGGCTGTTTGCCATCAGCGTTTTTTCTCTCATCGGAATCAACGTCTTCATGCCTACTCACCACAGCTTCATTCAGTAG
- a CDS encoding adenylate kinase: MNILTFGPNGSGKGTQGALVKKKYDLDHIESGAIFRQHIGGGTELGKKAKEYIDRGDLVPDDITIPMVLETLKGAGPNGWLLDGFPRNMVQAEKLYDALQAEGIKLDYVIEILLPREVAKNRIMGRRLCKNDNNHPNNIFIDAIKPNGDVCRVCGGDLSSRADDQDEGAINKRHDIYYNTEDGTLAAAYFYKDLAAKGETKYIELNGEGTIDSIKETLLAQLA, encoded by the coding sequence GTGAACATTCTCACTTTCGGACCTAACGGCAGCGGCAAGGGCACCCAGGGTGCTCTGGTGAAGAAAAAATACGACCTTGACCACATCGAATCCGGTGCAATCTTCCGTCAGCACATCGGCGGCGGCACCGAACTCGGCAAGAAGGCCAAGGAATACATCGACCGCGGCGACCTCGTACCGGACGACATCACCATTCCCATGGTTCTGGAAACCCTGAAGGGTGCTGGTCCCAACGGCTGGCTGCTCGACGGTTTCCCCCGCAACATGGTTCAGGCCGAGAAGCTGTACGACGCTCTGCAGGCTGAAGGCATCAAGCTGGATTACGTTATCGAAATCCTCCTGCCCCGCGAAGTTGCCAAGAACCGCATCATGGGTCGTCGTCTCTGCAAGAACGACAACAACCACCCCAACAACATCTTCATCGACGCTATCAAGCCCAACGGCGACGTTTGCCGTGTATGTGGCGGTGATCTGTCCTCCCGTGCTGACGACCAGGACGAGGGTGCCATCAACAAGCGTCATGACATCTACTACAACACCGAAGACGGCACCCTCGCTGCTGCCTACTTCTACAAGGATCTCGCTGCCAAGGGTGAGACCAAGTACATCGAACTGAACGGTGAAGGCACCATTGATTCCATCAAGGAAACCCTTCTCGCCCAGCTCGCCTAG
- the tilS gene encoding tRNA lysidine(34) synthetase TilS: protein MTPETVTLPQHLPRSLRELTPAQARLCLQAEQFLREGSGLEKNALTGKGLLIACSGGCDSTALLFILLCLKNRLGCRLTVAHLDHCLRPESAVEADHVRRLCALLDLPCSVGREDVAARARQHGIGIEEAARDARYAFLEKARQEHACDFIATAHHLNDLAEDVLMRLLRGTGWPALGGMEAFCTDRQLIRPLLVTERNKLETFLAESAIGWCEDASNADPAYLRNRIRADFLPLFLRENPAFLTSIAGLWRLARTDAEHWTSAEENILSSLKKTTSAKDSLESFSEHKEGTAPLSPPPAFPGYDKKQDILLPKKHLASAGKALRLRLYKRCLEKLGTGQALLEGLEKLDAVWLRNEGGKTIQFPGGKTATITGGNILFSRG from the coding sequence ATGACGCCAGAAACAGTTACGCTACCGCAACACCTCCCCCGATCCTTACGCGAGCTTACTCCCGCGCAGGCTCGTCTCTGTCTGCAGGCGGAGCAATTCCTGCGCGAAGGCTCAGGCCTTGAAAAAAACGCCCTTACCGGCAAAGGCCTGCTCATCGCCTGCTCCGGCGGCTGCGATTCCACTGCCCTGCTCTTCATCCTGCTGTGTCTGAAAAACCGTCTTGGCTGCCGCCTTACAGTGGCGCACCTTGACCACTGCCTGCGCCCTGAATCCGCTGTTGAAGCCGACCATGTCCGCCGTCTGTGCGCCCTGCTTGATCTACCCTGCTCTGTGGGCAGGGAAGATGTAGCAGCACGGGCACGGCAACACGGCATCGGTATTGAGGAAGCGGCCCGCGACGCCCGTTATGCTTTTCTGGAAAAAGCGCGGCAGGAGCATGCCTGCGACTTTATCGCCACGGCCCATCACCTGAACGATCTGGCGGAAGATGTGCTCATGCGTCTGCTGCGTGGTACAGGTTGGCCGGCATTGGGGGGTATGGAGGCGTTTTGCACCGATAGACAGCTCATTCGGCCCCTGCTTGTGACAGAACGGAACAAGCTGGAAACATTTCTTGCAGAATCCGCCATCGGCTGGTGCGAAGATGCATCAAATGCCGATCCTGCCTACCTTCGCAACCGTATTCGTGCAGACTTTCTGCCCCTGTTCCTGCGGGAGAACCCCGCGTTTCTCACATCCATTGCCGGATTATGGCGTCTGGCCCGGACAGATGCGGAACACTGGACCTCCGCTGAAGAGAACATCCTTTCATCATTGAAGAAAACAACTTCTGCGAAAGATTCTCTAGAGTCTTTCTCTGAACATAAAGAAGGAACAGCCCCGCTTTCTCCTCCTCCCGCTTTCCCCGGTTATGACAAGAAGCAGGATATTCTGCTGCCCAAAAAGCACTTGGCAAGTGCAGGAAAAGCCCTGCGATTACGGCTGTATAAACGGTGTCTGGAAAAACTCGGCACTGGACAGGCGCTTTTAGAGGGGTTGGAAAAGCTTGATGCCGTATGGCTGCGCAATGAAGGGGGCAAAACCATACAGTTCCCCGGCGGAAAAACCGCAACGATCACAGGCGGAAATATTCTGTTTTCACGGGGATAA
- a CDS encoding precorrin-2 dehydrogenase/sirohydrochlorin ferrochelatase family protein translates to MRYYPTFLDMRGKRCLIVGIGDVGRRKLTSLLAANPEEVLVLDTFLFVEIADPELKELLSHPAVTYQHRPFVSSDVQGRALVFACTGSRTVNETVARACDKRTVLCNVIDAPDEGDFIVPAHFDAGELIVAISTGGNSPALARRIRMELQEFVGNRFSRLVTLMGRLRPLVLARGAETGHNTKLFRNIVGSDLMDALQDRDRGRSETILTELLPQELHPHIGELLHELV, encoded by the coding sequence ATGCGGTATTATCCAACCTTTCTAGACATGCGTGGCAAGCGTTGCCTCATCGTCGGCATTGGCGATGTGGGACGCCGCAAACTCACGTCGCTGCTGGCGGCAAATCCTGAAGAAGTGCTGGTGTTGGACACGTTCCTTTTTGTGGAAATCGCCGATCCTGAACTGAAGGAATTGCTCTCCCACCCTGCCGTGACCTATCAGCACCGGCCCTTCGTCAGTTCAGACGTTCAGGGACGCGCGCTGGTATTTGCCTGCACGGGCAGCCGCACCGTGAACGAAACCGTAGCCCGCGCCTGTGACAAGCGCACAGTTCTGTGCAACGTCATAGATGCACCGGACGAGGGAGACTTCATCGTTCCGGCGCATTTTGATGCGGGCGAACTGATTGTGGCCATCAGCACTGGCGGCAACAGCCCTGCTCTGGCGCGCCGTATCCGCATGGAACTGCAGGAATTCGTAGGCAACCGCTTTTCCCGCCTGGTCACGCTCATGGGCCGGCTCCGCCCGCTAGTCCTTGCGCGCGGCGCAGAGACAGGGCACAATACCAAGCTGTTTCGCAACATCGTCGGCTCCGACCTCATGGACGCCCTGCAGGACAGGGACAGAGGCAGATCCGAAACAATACTGACAGAACTGTTACCGCAAGAACTGCACCCCCACATAGGAGAGTTGCTGCATGAACTTGTCTGA